One window of the Candidatus Hydrogenedentota bacterium genome contains the following:
- a CDS encoding DUF6132 family protein, with the protein MLVPILRIGAAVAIGAGLGAVLGSTRSCETGGCPLTANPRRGALYGGLMGLLIAFSFATPSGPVIEADSGIVEVTSAQQFNERVSQSSKPVVAYFHAPWCGVCREVGPTINEMSRDHGQEAMFLGLNTDENPDLAQEFAVQYLPTTIVFRGGREEARFVGAFDSRHLLELLQPEQTASRSTLTSPH; encoded by the coding sequence ATGTTGGTACCCATACTGAGAATAGGCGCGGCTGTGGCGATAGGCGCGGGACTAGGCGCCGTTTTGGGCAGCACCCGGTCCTGCGAGACCGGCGGATGCCCTTTGACGGCCAATCCGCGGCGCGGCGCTCTCTATGGCGGGCTGATGGGCTTGTTGATCGCCTTCAGCTTCGCGACGCCTTCGGGACCGGTAATTGAAGCGGACTCGGGCATCGTCGAAGTGACGTCCGCGCAACAGTTCAATGAACGCGTGAGCCAGTCGTCCAAACCGGTGGTCGCCTATTTCCACGCACCGTGGTGTGGCGTGTGCCGTGAGGTCGGACCCACCATAAACGAAATGTCCCGTGACCACGGCCAGGAAGCGATGTTTCTGGGCCTCAACACGGATGAGAATCCCGATCTGGCGCAAGAGTTCGCGGTCCAATACCTCCCCACGACGATCGTGTTCCGCGGCGGGCGCGAGGAAGCCCGTTTTGTGGGCGCGTTCGACAGCAGGCACTTGCTGGAATTGCTCCAGCCCGAACAAACCGCAAGCCGGTCCACCCTGACATCCCCTCACTAA